The following coding sequences are from one Paenibacillus tundrae window:
- a CDS encoding serine hydrolase domain-containing protein gives MTNITDVARKVEEVMEEKDFSGVVLLQQNGKTIFSKARGYANRSEQISNISDTRFGIASGCKVFTAVSICQLIEQGKFSYESRLVDVLNIEFPLWDKDISVHQLLTHTAGIPDYFDEEVMEDFAELWQERPVYMMQQLRDFLPMFQNLAMKSAPGERFHYNNAGYIVLGLIVEQQSGQSFTEYVESHIFKPSGMKDSGYFRTDQLPPNTAIGYVDQEDGTWNTNIFSIPVQGGSDGGAYVTAQDMIHFWHALLGYKLLTEENTRKLLIPYSHQEDEEYYGRGIWIDQKGEDIFKYHVMGFDPGVSFMSSVYPAQGIQLVVLSNQEWGPYPVTLAIEESLLV, from the coding sequence GTGACTAATATAACGGATGTAGCACGCAAGGTAGAGGAAGTCATGGAGGAAAAAGATTTTTCCGGTGTAGTGTTGTTACAGCAAAACGGGAAAACAATCTTCTCTAAGGCTCGCGGATATGCCAATCGTAGCGAACAGATCTCGAATATAAGTGATACCCGATTCGGAATTGCCTCGGGATGTAAAGTTTTCACGGCGGTAAGTATATGTCAATTGATCGAGCAGGGGAAATTCTCGTACGAGAGCCGTCTAGTAGATGTGCTTAACATTGAATTTCCTTTGTGGGACAAAGACATCTCAGTGCATCAGTTATTAACGCATACTGCGGGTATCCCTGATTATTTTGATGAAGAAGTCATGGAGGATTTCGCGGAGCTATGGCAGGAACGGCCGGTCTATATGATGCAACAATTACGTGACTTTTTGCCAATGTTCCAGAACTTAGCGATGAAATCTGCACCGGGCGAACGCTTCCACTATAATAATGCCGGTTATATTGTGTTAGGACTCATTGTTGAACAACAATCTGGACAATCCTTCACTGAATATGTGGAGTCACATATTTTCAAACCAAGCGGTATGAAGGATTCTGGTTATTTTCGGACAGATCAGTTACCTCCTAACACGGCCATTGGTTATGTTGATCAGGAAGACGGTACGTGGAACACAAATATCTTCTCAATCCCTGTTCAAGGTGGGTCTGACGGCGGTGCTTATGTTACAGCGCAGGATATGATTCATTTCTGGCATGCGTTGTTAGGATACAAGTTATTAACGGAAGAGAATACGCGGAAACTCCTCATTCCGTACTCGCATCAAGAGGATGAAGAATATTACGGACGTGGAATCTGGATTGACCAGAAAGGGGAGGACATCTTCAAGTATCATGTCATGGGATTCGATCCCGGGGTGTCATTCATGTCTTCTGTGTACCCAGCACAAGGCATTCAACTCGTTGTATTATCAAATCAGGAGTGGGGGCCATACCCCGTCACGCTGGCTATTGAAGAATCACTTTTAGTTTGA
- a CDS encoding DUF1361 domain-containing protein has translation MRELNYIKIFIYLSIVTVVTVGLHYATAAWLDQRYFRFLIWNLFLGWIPFIFSYVAYVFSYVKWKGATWLAIVSGLLWLLFFPNSSYIVTDLVHLTARSSRYYGGNGLNFTYWYDLIVVLMFVWVGLLLGFLSMYQLQEVIYKRVGRMASWIFVLAGCALGSYGVLLGRVYRLNSWDALTNRSTLIALMQESVSRPSLAFCMFFGVFILTIYATLYYLINTRTTRVSS, from the coding sequence TTGAGAGAACTGAACTACATCAAAATATTTATTTATCTAAGTATAGTTACTGTTGTGACGGTAGGTTTGCATTACGCTACTGCAGCTTGGCTTGATCAGAGATATTTTCGGTTTTTAATCTGGAATCTATTTTTGGGTTGGATTCCGTTTATCTTCTCCTATGTAGCATATGTATTCAGCTATGTGAAATGGAAAGGTGCGACCTGGCTTGCCATTGTAAGTGGTCTATTATGGCTGTTATTTTTCCCGAATTCATCCTATATCGTAACAGATCTCGTTCACCTGACGGCACGAAGCTCGCGATATTATGGTGGTAATGGTCTGAATTTCACGTATTGGTACGACTTAATTGTGGTGCTCATGTTTGTTTGGGTTGGACTGTTGCTTGGATTCCTCTCCATGTATCAGCTACAGGAAGTGATCTATAAGAGAGTCGGGCGGATGGCTTCTTGGATCTTTGTATTAGCGGGGTGTGCGTTGGGAAGCTATGGTGTACTCCTTGGACGAGTATACAGATTAAACAGTTGGGATGCGTTAACGAACCGTTCCACACTCATCGCATTGATGCAAGAGAGTGTAAGCCGTCCATCGCTAGCCTTCTGTATGTTCTTTGGCGTGTTTATTCTAACCATCTATGCAACACTGTATTATCTGATCAACACAAGAACTACACGAGTGAGTAGTTGA
- a CDS encoding spore coat protein, with protein sequence MNQNQINPTNHANPGFIPTLNHGGHELFDVHEVLTCAINVLDQYMIFRTFVLDTELLDILDRQYNFMLSQYNLTAECFATGQKPSQETATYMIPNMTPPVYGLKPSAPKKPNQSLADVKDAGISSHMLGLIKSHASLLAMSSSEITNPTVRRVVASQVQQFVEMAYEIFMYQNQRGYYQVPQLNANDTQQMLQAYVPATGAPQMPRSNNASLQ encoded by the coding sequence ATGAATCAAAATCAAATCAATCCTACAAATCATGCTAACCCAGGGTTTATCCCTACATTGAACCATGGCGGACATGAATTGTTTGATGTGCATGAAGTGTTAACCTGTGCGATTAACGTTCTAGATCAATACATGATCTTCAGAACATTTGTATTGGATACCGAATTGCTCGATATATTGGATCGCCAATACAACTTTATGTTGTCACAGTACAACTTGACCGCAGAATGCTTCGCTACAGGACAGAAACCTTCCCAAGAGACCGCAACCTACATGATTCCTAATATGACTCCGCCTGTGTATGGACTTAAGCCATCTGCACCTAAGAAACCCAATCAGTCCCTAGCCGATGTGAAAGATGCTGGAATTAGCAGTCACATGTTAGGTCTTATTAAATCTCATGCTTCATTGCTGGCGATGTCTTCCTCTGAAATTACTAACCCAACGGTACGACGTGTAGTTGCATCACAGGTACAGCAATTTGTTGAAATGGCTTATGAGATTTTTATGTATCAGAACCAACGTGGTTACTATCAAGTGCCACAACTTAACGCAAACGATACACAGCAAATGCTTCAAGCTTATGTACCTGCAACTGGGGCTCCACAAATGCCTCGTAGTAACAACGCATCACTCCAATAA